The genomic stretch CTGCGATCTAATACTAAGTCTTCTTGGCTTGGATCAAAGGTGAACCAATCGAGCTGTTACTTGCGTGTCCACGGCTAGTTTTCGACTCGTGTTTCACTCGGTCGAAACATCGGCTACAAGACCGCAGAAATTGCCAAATCTACAATCGCGTTGGGTGATTAAAAATTCGCACCTTTGACGAGACTCACCAACgctattgttgttattatgaaTCGATGTTATTCGGCGTATTTAAGTCTGAGTACTTATCTTGTAGAGTCAGGATGAAAATCTTCCTAAAGGGATGGAGTTGATTGCAAGGGGTGAAAGTGAAATAACGAAGCAAGAACCACGAGGTGAGTTGGCAAAGTTGGACGGAGCTATCGATAGTTAGTAGTCTTCGTGTCGTTGAACACTTTAGGAACTACGTCGTCGTCTATCGAGCCGTGACGTCATGACCGGGCTTGAGAGGGAGGTTCTCCCAGCGATTTATCAAAGGTAGGCGAGTCAGGGTGGAGCTCTAAGACGGCAACTTAAATCTACATTATTGCGAGCCGTCGTTTCGCCTCGTAGTTCAGTTTCTTCTCGATCAAGATTAACAATGCGGCTATAAAAAATACGCGTGATACTATCATAGCGAAGTTTATAAATAGGCGATTCTAGCGAGCCGAACGTAAATCGActtggaaatttgatttcctttCATCGACGCTAGTGCGTCCTAATAGTTACAACCGTTACCCTTTGGGCCGAGACCCGAGATTGAGTATCTActtcgaaaaattgtaaatgaaaaattcaccgTCAGTAACAAATACtaagtaattattattcgagAATTAGTTATGAAACATTAAACATTCGTCAGCGTTGATCAgactagaaaaattttaacgctGAGTAGACTCAGAGCCAGCCAGGTGGACAGGAAGAAGGAAGTCGCATCACCTGTGGaaaagagaaattgattaatgAAAATACGAAGATCAATAATCGTGCGTAATTGTTAGTGTGGCCGAAACGAaactaaattaattaaattctgCACAAGGCATTTCATTTTGTCCGGTCATTGACCGTCTGGAGTCTTCCCTCCTTTCGAgagttgttttttgtttttcactcgtTTCTCCCGACGTCTTGTTGGCTggttctaaattttttttaaccaaaagTAGGGGGGTCGATACACGTGGGTAAAACGGAGTCGCGTGGTCTCGGGGCGTGACTTGGACGTGCGAATACTTCCTACTCGCAGAGAGTAGAGGGGTGGCTAAAAAGTAGGTGTACAACTTTCTAAGCGAGCAGGTTGGCAGAGTGAGCAAGATGAAGAGGGAATTGCAATAAGTATACCACCAGCTGATGGCAATCGGACTTCCGGGCTAGAGACGATAAATAATTAGCAGTAAAACGGCTGTCCAGACTTTTTGCCGGGGTCGTAGGACCCGAAGTAGGCTTCTGAAGCAAGATCTTGGTGATCGCTGAAGGTGGAAAAACACCGAGTCAATAACAGCGGTGGAAACTTTTTATCAGCTGGAGAGAAGATCTTTAAAATCGATCCCTTGAGCACAGACAGCAATGACATGAAATGGTCGACTAGAACCAGAGTAATTGGAACTACTCTAACGATTGCGTGAACCAAGTTTCAGGTAATTGCGATTGTCGCATAGAACTACGGTGTTCAGCGATGTAAGACCCGGggattaattgaaattaattccaaAGTTATAACTACGTAGCGATACGTCGGTGATGCAAAATGAACGTAGAGACAAGTGTTAAACAGGACCGTAAGAGAAGTCCGGAGAACGAAAGAAATGCACGGCAGCTCTCGTCGCTGGGAATTGATACTCTCCTGGAATACTCACTTGTGCTTATGACACAAGCTGTCGTTGAACTTGCGGTAGCATCCCAGGTACAAGCGCAAACTCCGCTGCGGCATACAACGTACTCCGATCCAGATTCCACGTAGCAGTCAGCCAGGGTTGAGCAACTGTCTCCAATGGCTGTGGAATTTAAGAGAAAAGCAGAAAGTCAGAGGGGGTTTTACATTTTAAGTTATATTAAACACGCTTGTGAGGAAAGTATGATTCACCTGCTTTGAGGTAGCATGCCCCATAGCTGTAATGGTAGTCAGATTCACAATCGCAGCTCGATGTGTTTGTCACTGCGGCGTCACTCGTCGAGGTGACGATTGAACAATAGGTGTTGTTCAGGGTGGTTGAACACTGGATGTCCGATTGGCACGATTCGCCGTAGCTTGCCACTGattaaagataaatttttagtgTCTGGACATCAGGACGGAATTCTCTCTGACTAGCAAAACTGCTTTAACGATCTAGAAGTGTAATCTAGTCACCTGGCAAACAAGAATTGATTTCATCCGACACGAAGCCGTCGGCGCAATCACAGACTAAGTCATCGTTGCACGTGGAGTTTGCAACGGAACAGCCACTGTCGGATGAGCAGGTCGCGTTTATCCCTTGAAAGAAGTATACGTTTATAGTGAAACCTTCCAATCCTCGACATAAAAAGAGCTAATTAAAGAGCTGATTATTACCTGCCGTACAAGCTTCGTCGAGCTCGTAATAGTAGTCGGGACAAGTGCACACCAAATCGACGCAAACCGAATTGGCCACCGTGCAGTCACTGTCCTCTTCGCAAACATCACCGAGCCCTGAAGAAAGAAAGTCATGAAATAGGAAAAGGAAACCTCGTAAAATGACGGGCATCATCTCAGTCGTTTCGATAAATAGTATCCTGATTGTAAGTAGTGCCAGTAATCAGAGAGAGCTACTGAGTACCTGCACTTTCACTTTTGCAAAGCGTGTTGTCCGAGTTGGCGATGGTCCCATTAGGACAAGTGCAGACGGAGTTCGAGCAGGACAACTCGACGTCGAGGTCTTCGACGTAGCAGTCTTCGTCGGCCTGGCAGGACTCACTAATTCCCTTGTTCACCCAGCAGAAAAGCTCTTCCTCAACCCAGTGAGAGCCTTCGTCACAGAGACAGCTTTTACTTTGGCAAGAAGCGTCGGGTCCGAATATGTAACACTGTTCATCCCACAGGCAAGAATAGTTGTAGACTTTGGTACctgcaagaatttttttcgtcatgtaGTAAGTAAAgcactgaaaaataaaaaaaaaacttactttttCTGCATATCCTCTGAGTCAGCGAAGTTACTGTGGAGTAACCGCAACTCCAGGTACCGTTACGGCAAAGAGAATTCGTGATCGTTACGTCATCGTCGTCGCTGCACTCTTCGCCGATTTCTGTAATCGTCGTAAATAAAAGGTAAAATATCGATAAGGATTGATGAGGTTGTTATAATCTCGTGATTTAAAGTCTTCCTCCATCGGTTCTAAACTGCCAACATTTTGCGCAGTAGGAAAAGTGAATGACGAGTAGTTGGGATCGTTCACAATGGGTGTACTGACCTGGTACGCAGGTGCTCAAGTCGCTGGAAGCGAAATAGGCTCTGTTGCAGATGCAGGTACCAGCCGCACCGCATTTCGAATTTGCAAGGGTGGAGCAATTGTCGTTTGACACGCATTCGGTGCCAACCGCTGCCGGATTGATAAGAAGAATTATTGTTTCTAGAATAGTTAAACTCGTCTCGATGGTTCGTTACGAGTTGCTGGGTTCAATTTAAGGATTATGAATAAATTACGGAAGCTATGCTTACTGGCGTTCTCATCATCACGACCCAGACTCCTGGTGACGCGATCCTCGATTTCTAGCCTGGTTGTCGTCGTGTTGTCTGTTGTTTCGTAGGTGCAAACGTAGCTGCTGTTGCAGATACCGTTCTCGAACTGACAGTCGATGTCCACAGCGCACTCGTCACCCTCGGCTGGAAAACATCGAACGAAAGGATTTCAAGATCCAGAACTTAAAGTATCCCGGCCAATAATTCGTCAGTAAAACTCACAGTAACCACCGCGACGACAGGTACGATATTCCCGCTGGTAGAAGCCGTCGCTACAGACGCAGACACCGTCGACGCAGGACGTCGCCTCGTTGTCAGCGTTCACGTAGCAGTTGACGTCAGCCTCGCAAGCCTCACCCAGTCCTTAAAACGAAGCAATGCATAGAACCTAAGCATGGACGAAGGGACTTTTAGGTCAACGGAAAAACTTGCTCACCGGAAGAGGCGTAACATCTTCCATGGATGTAGTGGTAGCCATCGCCGCATGTGCAGACCGAATCCTCGCAGACTCCGCCAGTCAGAAGATAAGTGCTGCATTGAAGTGTTTCGGTACACGAATCGCCGTAGGCTGTTGCGACTGATGAAAATCGGCAAAGGTTCGTTAGCAGTTCGAGTCGATATCGAGTTCGTTGATCAGGTTCTTACCCAGAATGCAGGACGTCATGTTAGTGTCGTACATGTAGCCACCGGCGCACTCGCAATAATTGTCGATGCAGGAGCTGTTTGAAACTGTGCAGTCAGTGTCCGAGGAACAATCCCACGTCGACACTCTGCTCAGAAGTGATGATTCAAGTCCAGAACTTGAGCTTGTGCTGGACACGGATCCTGGAAATCGAAGCATTTCGATTCATGCCGTGATGGGATTGGCAGGATTTTATTTAGCAATTGTTTCAGGGTGAGATTAGCACGTGTTCAGATAACGTTcatgtttatatgtatatattttctgtATTCCAACAATGGGAAGAATTTAATTCTGATTGTAGTgtttttttgtaatcgatgTAATTGCAAGGTATCCAATTTGGGAATAGAGTGAGGAATTAAGTTTCTAATCGGATGTAGGTACTTTGGTGATTTTCAAGCAAGGATAATGGAGAAGCAGTTTATGAAGCAAGGTAAGTAAGTCGGATCAACTCGATAAGAATGACACCTTTGTCGTAATCATTGTGTCAGTTAGCTGCGTATACTTATTTGGAGATAGAGACATACACATGAAAGACGTGCAGGTGTTTCTCGTAATCGGCGTGAAACATTATATTACAAGTTAATAATCTCATCGATTGACAGGTGGACTTGTGTCACGATCAGCAATTTCTGGCTTCGTATCTAATTAAGAGATTAATAGTGGGTCAATTTTAATTGGTGATCGAAATTTAAACCATATCCATGACCAGGCCTCTAATAGTGCCAGCGTGAGCAATTTCTTATTAACATAAAACGATGACCGAGATATTCTCgaagaaattatgaaaaattctccGATTTTCGTACACCTGGTTTTGTCAGAATTTTCAACTCTCTGATTGAATTGTTGAGGTGGCGTGAATCGGGCGGCACGCGAGTCGGAGACATTCGTGCAAATACCAAATGGAAAAGGTGACAGAAACGTGAAAACGGAGAAGTGTAGAGGCACGGATATTAGGTTTGGAGACCCTATTGAAGGAGGTTGACAAAAGCAGACGGGGTGTACGGACGATGAAACGTAGTCCAAAAGCCGGAGTCACGAAGGGATTGAGCGCTGCACGAAAACGACAGCCGATTGCGTGTCGGAACCCAGAAAACTGATGAATATCATCTAATAACTAATACAGCACTCGGTGTCTTGTGATTTATCGTGGATGTCGAAACTAGGAAAGAGAATCGCACGTCaagagtgagaaagagagtaAATGAAGTAGACGGGAAGACGTGGAGAGATAAGGAACCGCCAAGATTCGCATAATGGGGGAAGGATTCGCCACTGGtgagaatttttatgaaattcgaATTAGCATTGTTGAACAAAATTCAGACTTTGAGAACGAGCATGgattgaattttggaaatcatCCGAGATTTCGGGAAACTGGCGAGTTAGAGGCTCGCCGAAAGATTTTCAGCGGAAAAAAGGTCagggtgaaatatttttcacacctgttttcttgattttaattAAAGGAAATCGCGAATAgaatgatattgaaatttacaaaCCATTGAGCAGCAGCAAGGACTCCAGAAAGAAGACAAGGAACACCGAGACGTGAGAACGCAGCCACATTTTGAGATTATTGGGCCACGAGGCGCTCCAGATTTACCGGTTGGAATGGGTTCGGGTGATCAACTAATTCTCTTGTTCTACTGCCCGCAGATAAGCGTATATCAAACCGATTTATTATCACACGAATTGCACACGCGGTCAGCCACCTGCGCCGATATCAGATACAAATAACCCCGATACAGCTAGTCTGATATTACCGTGGCTTTTGTCATCTCGGATAATCTTATCCTCGGAAATGTCTGTAGCGTTAATGGCGAGTTTATACACGCCCGTAAATCAGTGTCCTTGAAACTTGAATTCAGGATAAGGATCAGAAGTCCCGGGCAAACGGCAGTAGCTCCGTCGttcgtttttgaaaaagttctgGAAACTTTTTATATAGATTCAAAGTAATCATATCTTGTTTACATGATTTCGTCAAATTACACTTTACTATTATGTTtataatacatgtaatacGAGGCTTTTAACCCATACATGTATGTTgatttatacgtgtatgtagATTTGGTCTGGCCGATCAATGCAGTGACCCGGTCAACTGAAATTCACAAATGTTTTGGGAGAACAAAGGGGGAAAAATCCACCTCAACTTCAGTAGAATTATTTTGACGCTGAGTGAATCGTCTGAACATAGACATATTCTAAGAAGAAACTCCTAGGGTTACAGACACAACCAAATTCTAGACGAATTTGATACAGAAATTTCTCTTGATGGGGTGTAATTTTTCGTTAGAATAACCGtaaaaaactgaataattGCTCTGAGATTGGAAATCAATctaatatttatttcgttcaaaatttcagTATTGATGAATTAGTAAAATTAGTGAAACTATATTCGCTTTATGATATGAATAAACCAATAGAGCGGCCTCTGCTAGATTCAATTATATTGATACATACAGTTTGCTAAATTCatataaaattcatcaaaCTCATGGATTAATTGGTTATTCAATCAGACGATATATTGTTATACcttgaatttagaaaatattttattaaagtGGTAAAACACTTTCTTTGATGCTTcttgaaaattctattttgtAAGAAAGTAGGATGAGTAGTTATTTGGATGAATTACAATACAACTTTACAatgttgatagaaaaaaactaattttatgCTTCTTGAAAAAGCGGAAAACTTTGTGGTTCCGAGTAGATTTGTAACCACCTTTTCCGGCCAGTTCGTATCTCAGAAATTTCGCAATCACAACCAAAAAAATCGTGGGATCAACTGCTGTGAATATACTACGAAGTCGTATCCATACAGCAGCGATAAATGACTGCAGGAGGATAAAATCTCAAGCATGTCGTTATCATTGTTCTCCCTGGTATTCCCAAGAGGGCATAGAAACCACCTTCGCTAATTAACAGTCACGGCCATAACGTTAGGTGTAATCTTTCAATTTCCAAtcaattcaaaatcaattcaaagtcAATTTCCAATGTGATCAGGATGAAAGGCTATGGTCCGAAAAATAGAGTAGTTCTGTGAAATACACACCGATTTTCATAGACTTGCAGAGTTGTTTTTGACGTGGCCAAGACTGTCCCATAGATTGTGAAATTTATCAACATACCCAGCACACGATATACCgtgattgtaaatattttgcgAAACGCTGACTATTTTTTAACAGCAGGAAACAGGAAATTGATTAATATAAAAGCTGCGATCTACGGTCTGCCGTGTTGTTGGTAGATGTGACTTATTACGTCAGAGAAAACGGtgattgttattgttatcctTTGAGAAACGAACGGGCGGTTACCGCAATGCATTCACAAAGCTCGTGTTCGACGAAAATTACcgtatattaaaatataaataataaaaattaccgcTATTCGTGTTCATCATTCAATTAACAATAACCAGCTACCTCGTTGCTCAATTTAATCAACATAGTCAATTCgcgaaaagtaaaaatcgaTCGTGAATTCTAGTTTTGAAGATTTAGATCAGGTTTAGATTTATTCCACATCGTGATTGCACGGGGGTGGTCAACGTTGTATAAAATGTGCCCTTCGCGCGAAACATCATCATGAATTTAATTGCAAGATACAAGCTCGTGACTGAACCGTCAACACAAACCGCAGAAAACAAAGGCTTTTATTTAAGAAAGTGACGGTGAAATTGAACCGCATTTACGTCAGTACAAATGTTATCGCTGGCAACGGGAAACTGAAACGACACATTAAACCACGTAGAAACTGGTCTGTAGAAACAGTTTTACTTGTGCTCCGCGGTGGAAAAGTTGAGCGGGAATTATCGACGTTGAGAATCCAACTTTAATACAATTCAAAATCGATATCGacacagtaaaaatttgtGGTTCAATACCACCGTCGTCTATGATGGTGTTCGCGGAAAAAAGCGAGGATCGTAAATCCATTCCGCATCGATTGATGCTGAATTTGGAGAAGGGTCAAAACAAATATGGTGAGTTACCTTACTTTACTAACTAAAAgcctaattttttaattcgtggAGAATATTTCGTCAATTTGAATCTGTCGTTGCGCAGGAAAGCTGGTGGAGTCCCAGGATCGCCGGACGTCGGCGGCAAAGAAGAAGGATTTGGAGTTCGAAGagctgatcgccttcgaaagGAAGTTGGGGAAGTACCTCAAGTACTTCTTCGCCATTTCGCTGATCGCCATCTTTGCAACAATGGGATACCTATTATGGTCAAATCATGATGCCAAGAGGTCAGTAATGGTACCTGAGCCTACCTCAGACCTGTTGAAGAACGATCCAATTGCACAaccggaagaagaagaagcagcacATGAAGACATGCCGGCTGACCACTCGCAATTCTTCAGCCCTAATCCGGGCAGTTCGTATCCGATGTTGTTTCCTAATCGATTCGATAAAGATCCCGAGCATCCCAGATTTcactggaaaatatttttcctacaCAAAAATATCCGCGAACCATTAAGCAAGGAAGATGGAAGTGGACCGATGGATCCTCAGAAACCCTTTTTCGGTGACGATAATGGACAGGAAATGAACAATGCGTTTATGAGTCATATTATCTTTTCTTTAAGACCTCAGGAAAGCTCAGACTCTGCTGACCCTTTCGGAAATAATCCAGATGATAGTTTCGAATCCGCGCCACTTGGAACCGAGCCACCAGAAGGCGAGAAAGAAGAAGCTTCGGAATAAACACTGCGGATTTCCGT from Diprion similis isolate iyDipSimi1 chromosome 12, iyDipSimi1.1, whole genome shotgun sequence encodes the following:
- the LOC124413022 gene encoding prion-like-(Q/N-rich) domain-bearing protein 25; this encodes MWLRSHVSVFLVFFLESLLLLNGSVSSTSSSSGLESSLLSRVSTWDCSSDTDCTVSNSSCIDNYCECAGGYMYDTNMTSCILVATAYGDSCTETLQCSTYLLTGGVCEDSVCTCGDGYHYIHGRCYASSGLGEACEADVNCYVNADNEATSCVDGVCVCSDGFYQREYRTCRRGGYSEGDECAVDIDCQFENGICNSSYVCTYETTDNTTTTRLEIEDRVTRSLGRDDENATVGTECVSNDNCSTLANSKCGAAGTCICNRAYFASSDLSTCVPEIGEECSDDDDVTITNSLCRNGTWSCGYSTVTSLTQRICRKSTKVYNYSCLWDEQCYIFGPDASCQSKSCLCDEGSHWVEEELFCWVNKGISESCQADEDCYVEDLDVELSCSNSVCTCPNGTIANSDNTLCKSESAGLGDVCEEDSDCTVANSVCVDLVCTCPDYYYELDEACTAGINATCSSDSGCSVANSTCNDDLVCDCADGFVSDEINSCLPVASYGESCQSDIQCSTTLNNTYCSIVTSTSDAAVTNTSSCDCESDYHYSYGACYLKAAIGDSCSTLADCYVESGSEYVVCRSGVCACTWDATASSTTACVISTSDATSFFLSTWLALSLLSVKIFLV
- the LOC124412965 gene encoding uncharacterized protein LOC124412965, whose translation is MMVFAEKSEDRKSIPHRLMLNLEKGQNKYGKLVESQDRRTSAAKKKDLEFEELIAFERKLGKYLKYFFAISLIAIFATMGYLLWSNHDAKRSVMVPEPTSDLLKNDPIAQPEEEEAAHEDMPADHSQFFSPNPGSSYPMLFPNRFDKDPEHPRFHWKIFFLHKNIREPLSKEDGSGPMDPQKPFFGDDNGQEMNNAFMSHIIFSLRPQESSDSADPFGNNPDDSFESAPLGTEPPEGEKEEASE